The proteins below are encoded in one region of Pseudonocardia sp. DSM 110487:
- a CDS encoding TetR/AcrR family transcriptional regulator: MAASDLAEPDDPRARAARTKRDRTRRALLDAADATFGSRGWADTRMEDVAAAAGVSAATAYNHFPSKHVLVGSVYGPLVRPLLSEAERDIAAGRPVVDALTDQIRALARISQRYRKLTASFWSAVEEYTIKVSGPPDTADDGDPRTLAPVPTPLRILIEHGQQTGQLRPFPSALDVSGMIVNLLLLRSINRKEEPADVTAELLLTVLFGMLRPELLANADNDERPFRRTDCADRRVPLDDR; the protein is encoded by the coding sequence ATGGCAGCTTCCGACCTCGCTGAACCGGACGATCCGCGGGCCAGGGCGGCACGTACGAAGCGTGACCGAACACGGCGGGCGCTGCTGGATGCTGCCGATGCGACCTTCGGCAGCCGCGGGTGGGCGGACACCCGGATGGAGGACGTCGCCGCTGCCGCAGGCGTCAGCGCCGCAACGGCCTACAACCACTTCCCGTCCAAGCACGTGCTCGTGGGCTCGGTGTACGGGCCGCTCGTGCGCCCGTTGCTGTCGGAGGCGGAGCGGGACATCGCCGCTGGCCGCCCCGTCGTGGACGCGCTGACCGACCAGATCAGGGCCCTCGCCCGCATCAGTCAGCGGTACCGCAAGCTCACGGCTTCCTTCTGGTCGGCCGTCGAGGAGTACACGATCAAGGTGAGCGGCCCGCCGGACACCGCCGACGACGGCGACCCGCGCACGCTCGCACCCGTGCCCACCCCGCTGCGGATCCTGATCGAACACGGCCAGCAGACGGGTCAGCTCCGCCCGTTCCCGAGCGCGCTCGACGTGAGCGGGATGATCGTCAACCTGCTGCTGCTGCGCAGCATCAACCGCAAGGAGGAGCCCGCCGACGTCACGGCGGAGCTGCTGCTCACCGTGCTGTTCGGCATGCTGCGCCCCGAACTGCTCGCGAATGCCGACAACGACGAGCGGCCGTTCCGCCGAACGGACTGTGCCGACCGGCGCGTACCGCTGGACGACCGTTGA
- the ddaH gene encoding dimethylargininase, producing the protein MTSVLPRPVVSTEPVARPRHYLMCRPEHFEVRYAINPWMRPGEPVDRERALAQWDTLRQTYLDLGHRVDLIDPVPGLPDMVYAANGATVVDGMVFGARFRHRERAAEAAAHRGWFTAAGYPVVEPEFVNEGEGDLLAIGSGDDGVVLAGHGFRTDPRAHAEVAAVFGREVVPLELVDPCFYHLDTAIAVLDDSTIAWLPAAFTPASQDVLRTRFPDAVVADPADAAVLGLNAVSDGRHVVLPAQATGLAAALRERGYTPVPVDLSELLKGGGGPKCCTLEVR; encoded by the coding sequence GTGACCAGCGTCCTGCCCCGGCCGGTTGTGTCCACCGAACCCGTCGCCCGCCCCCGGCACTACCTCATGTGCCGGCCAGAGCACTTCGAGGTCCGCTACGCGATCAACCCGTGGATGCGGCCCGGCGAGCCCGTCGACCGTGAGCGCGCACTCGCCCAGTGGGACACGCTGCGGCAGACCTACCTGGATCTGGGCCACCGGGTCGACCTGATCGACCCCGTCCCCGGTCTCCCGGACATGGTGTACGCCGCCAACGGCGCCACCGTCGTGGACGGCATGGTGTTCGGCGCTCGGTTCCGCCACCGCGAGCGCGCCGCCGAGGCGGCCGCTCACCGCGGCTGGTTCACCGCCGCCGGCTACCCCGTGGTGGAGCCGGAGTTCGTGAACGAGGGCGAGGGCGACCTACTCGCCATCGGCAGTGGAGACGACGGCGTCGTGCTGGCGGGGCACGGGTTCCGCACCGACCCGCGCGCCCACGCCGAGGTGGCGGCCGTGTTCGGCCGCGAGGTCGTGCCGCTGGAGCTGGTGGATCCGTGTTTCTACCACCTCGACACGGCCATCGCCGTGCTCGACGACTCGACCATCGCCTGGCTGCCCGCGGCGTTCACGCCGGCGTCGCAGGACGTGCTGCGGACCCGGTTCCCGGACGCCGTCGTCGCCGACCCGGCCGACGCGGCCGTGCTCGGCCTCAACGCCGTGAGCGACGGTCGGCACGTCGTGCTCCCCGCGCAGGCCACCGGGCTGGCCGCGGCACTGCGTGAGCGTGGGTACACGCCCGTGCCCGTCGACCTGTCCGAGCTGCTCAAAGGGGGCGGCGGACCGAAGTGCTGCACGCTGGAGGTGCGTTGA
- a CDS encoding GlsB/YeaQ/YmgE family stress response membrane protein, with product MIVFTILGWIVFGLIAGFIARAIVPGKDDIGLLRTIVLGCVGSVIGGLIFGLLTGGLRGFEPSGWIGSIIGAVIVLVIYNQVTGRKRNRT from the coding sequence ATGATCGTCTTCACGATACTGGGCTGGATCGTCTTCGGGCTGATCGCGGGCTTCATCGCCCGCGCGATCGTGCCCGGCAAGGACGACATCGGCCTCCTGCGCACGATCGTCCTCGGCTGCGTCGGGTCGGTGATCGGCGGGCTGATCTTCGGGCTGCTGACGGGCGGCCTGCGTGGGTTCGAGCCCTCCGGGTGGATCGGATCGATCATCGGCGCGGTGATCGTGCTCGTCATCTACAACCAGGTCACGGGCCGTAAGCGCAACCGCACCTGA
- a CDS encoding arginine deiminase has product MYRVDSEVGVLREVILHRPGLELKRLTPGNKDRLLFDDVLWVARAQEEHDRFAALLRERGITVYLFGELLRTTLDIPDARKYVLDRIFDDRVYGPLAIDALRNCFDAMDPDTLTDHLIGGITKREVLDRIPEPRSIAFHVLEPDDFVLEPLPNHLYTRDTSAWLYGGVAINSMRKKARMRETVHYEAVYRWHPLFAGGGYAVWSAGAVNGPATTEGGDMLVLGDGAVLIGLSERTTPQGVERLARQLFAGGEVDRIVALRMPQARAFMHLDTVLTMVDPETFTQYAGLGMLPAYTIRPGDTEKELDLVDHPPEDMHRAIAAALGLAAIRVLTPVQDVHSAEREQWDDGCNTLAVAPGVVVTYERTVTTNRFLRAAGIEVLDIPGGELGRGRGGPRCMSCPVRRDP; this is encoded by the coding sequence ATGTACCGGGTGGATTCCGAGGTGGGCGTCCTGCGCGAGGTGATCCTGCACCGGCCTGGGCTGGAGCTGAAGCGGCTCACGCCGGGCAACAAGGACCGCCTGCTGTTCGACGACGTCCTGTGGGTCGCCCGTGCCCAGGAGGAACACGACCGGTTCGCCGCGTTGCTGCGCGAGCGCGGCATCACCGTGTACCTGTTCGGGGAGCTCCTGCGCACCACCCTGGACATCCCGGACGCGCGCAAGTACGTGCTGGACCGGATCTTCGACGACCGCGTGTACGGGCCGCTGGCCATCGACGCGCTGCGCAACTGCTTCGACGCGATGGATCCCGACACGCTCACCGACCACCTGATCGGGGGGATCACCAAGCGCGAGGTCCTCGACCGGATCCCGGAGCCGCGCTCGATCGCCTTCCACGTGCTCGAACCCGACGACTTCGTGCTCGAACCGCTCCCCAACCACCTCTACACCCGCGACACGTCGGCGTGGCTCTACGGCGGCGTCGCCATCAACAGCATGCGCAAGAAGGCCCGCATGCGGGAGACCGTGCACTACGAGGCCGTCTACCGCTGGCACCCGCTCTTCGCCGGCGGGGGCTACGCGGTCTGGTCCGCGGGCGCGGTGAACGGCCCTGCCACCACCGAGGGCGGCGACATGCTCGTGCTCGGCGACGGCGCGGTGCTGATCGGGCTGTCCGAGCGCACCACCCCGCAGGGCGTCGAGCGGCTGGCGCGGCAGCTCTTCGCCGGCGGCGAGGTCGACCGCATCGTCGCGCTGCGCATGCCGCAGGCCCGCGCGTTCATGCACCTGGACACGGTGCTCACGATGGTGGACCCGGAGACGTTCACCCAGTACGCGGGGCTCGGGATGCTGCCCGCCTACACGATCCGGCCCGGCGACACCGAGAAGGAGCTCGACCTCGTCGACCACCCGCCCGAGGACATGCACCGCGCGATCGCCGCGGCGCTCGGGCTCGCGGCGATCCGCGTGCTCACCCCGGTGCAGGACGTCCATTCGGCGGAACGCGAGCAGTGGGACGACGGGTGCAACACCCTCGCCGTCGCGCCCGGGGTGGTCGTGACCTACGAGCGCACCGTCACCACCAACCGCTTCCTGCGCGCGGCCGGCATCGAGGTGCTCGACATCCCCGGCGGCGAGCTCGGACGCGGCCGCGGCGGACCGCGGTGCATGAGCTGCCCGGTCCGGCGTGACCCCTAA
- a CDS encoding Lrp/AsnC family transcriptional regulator: MQLDRLDEDIIALLVEDARRSYAELGNRIGLSASAVKRRVDRLRAGGAITGFTVRLDPGALGWTVEGYVELYCRNSTAPGVIRSAVDRFPEVVDASTVSGDADAVLRILATDMRHFEQVLEQIGAQPFVARTKSVLVLSPLLRRASTPPPH, from the coding sequence GTGCAGCTGGACCGTCTGGACGAGGACATCATCGCGCTGCTGGTCGAGGACGCCCGCCGCAGCTACGCGGAGCTGGGGAACCGGATCGGCCTGTCGGCGTCGGCGGTGAAGCGGCGGGTCGACCGGCTGCGTGCGGGCGGCGCGATCACCGGGTTCACGGTGCGGCTCGACCCCGGTGCGCTGGGCTGGACGGTGGAGGGCTACGTCGAGCTGTACTGCCGCAACAGCACGGCGCCGGGCGTGATCCGGTCGGCCGTCGACCGGTTCCCCGAGGTCGTCGACGCCAGCACCGTCTCGGGCGACGCCGACGCCGTGCTGCGGATCCTCGCCACCGACATGCGCCACTTCGAGCAGGTGCTCGAGCAGATCGGCGCCCAGCCGTTCGTGGCGAGGACGAAGTCGGTGCTGGTGCTCTCGCCGCTGCTGCGCCGCGCCTCCACCCCACCGCCGCACTGA
- the rocD gene encoding ornithine--oxo-acid transaminase has product MTLMQSATEAHQELVHEHSAHNYHPLPVVVAEGNGAWVTDVEGRHYLDCLAGYSALNFGHRHPELVAAAHRQLDRLTLTSRAFGNDQLGPFCAELAALVGKQRVLPMNTGAEAVESGLKVARKWGYEVKGVRENRARIIVAAGAFHGRTISIVGFSTDPDARGGFGPFTPGFDVVPYGDLDALAAAVTPDTVAVLLEPVQGEAGVVVPPAGYLAGVRAICDAARLLFVADEVQSGLGRTGHVLATRGAGVDADMYLLGKALGGGILPLSAVVADDEVLGVLRPGQHGSTFGGNPLACAVGRAVLGLLADSGPHGVLAAARRLGVVLQSGLADLVGHGVVAVRGAGLWAGVDVDPRLGTGRAVSEALARRGVLVKDTHGSTVRFSPPLVVTDDEIGFAIDALARSLAELAGP; this is encoded by the coding sequence ATGACGCTCATGCAGTCGGCGACCGAGGCCCATCAGGAGCTCGTACACGAGCACTCGGCGCACAACTACCACCCCCTGCCCGTCGTGGTGGCGGAGGGCAACGGGGCCTGGGTCACCGACGTCGAGGGCCGCCACTACCTCGACTGCCTCGCCGGCTACTCCGCCCTCAACTTCGGCCACCGCCACCCCGAGCTCGTCGCGGCGGCGCACCGCCAGCTCGACCGCCTCACCCTCACCAGCCGCGCGTTCGGGAACGACCAGCTGGGCCCCTTCTGCGCGGAGCTCGCCGCGCTCGTCGGCAAGCAGCGGGTGCTGCCGATGAACACCGGCGCGGAGGCCGTCGAGAGCGGGCTGAAGGTCGCGCGCAAGTGGGGGTACGAGGTCAAGGGCGTCCGGGAGAACCGGGCGCGGATCATCGTGGCCGCCGGCGCCTTCCACGGCCGCACGATCAGCATCGTCGGCTTCTCCACCGACCCGGACGCCCGCGGCGGGTTCGGCCCGTTCACCCCGGGCTTCGACGTCGTGCCATACGGCGACCTGGACGCCCTCGCCGCGGCCGTCACCCCGGACACCGTGGCCGTGCTGCTCGAGCCGGTGCAGGGTGAGGCGGGCGTCGTCGTGCCGCCCGCGGGCTACCTCGCCGGGGTCCGCGCGATCTGCGACGCCGCCCGCCTGCTGTTCGTGGCCGACGAGGTGCAGTCAGGGCTCGGCCGTACCGGGCATGTCCTCGCGACGCGCGGTGCCGGGGTCGACGCGGACATGTACCTGCTCGGCAAGGCGCTCGGCGGCGGGATCCTGCCGCTGTCGGCAGTGGTCGCGGACGACGAGGTGCTCGGCGTGCTGCGCCCCGGCCAGCACGGCAGCACGTTCGGCGGCAACCCACTCGCGTGCGCGGTCGGCCGCGCGGTGCTGGGCCTGCTCGCCGACAGCGGGCCGCACGGGGTCCTCGCCGCCGCCCGCAGGCTCGGAGTGGTGCTCCAGAGCGGGCTGGCCGACCTCGTGGGTCACGGCGTCGTCGCGGTGCGCGGGGCAGGGCTGTGGGCGGGCGTCGACGTCGACCCGCGGCTGGGCACCGGACGCGCCGTCAGCGAGGCGCTCGCCCGGCGCGGGGTGCTGGTGAAGGACACCCACGGCTCGACCGTCCGCTTCTCCCCGCCGCTCGTCGTCACCGACGACGAGATCGGCTTCGCGATCGATGCGCTGGCGCGATCGCTGGCCGAGCTGGCGGGACCCTGA
- a CDS encoding sigma-70 family RNA polymerase sigma factor, with protein sequence MTVIEDPDLVRARAGDDAAFTRLVAPLRRELHAHCYGMLGSVHDAEDALQDGLLRAWKALATFEGRSSLRSWLYSVVTHACLDAARRRGRRATPVDLGPASDHAVVDSAPRTDVAWLGPYPEALLADARHEQREAVELAFVAAYQHLPGNQRAALLLFEVLGFSAAEIAEMMRTSRASVNSALQRARAVVAEKVPPRTQQQTLRELDDARVREIVTGFSGALERRDTDGLVALLTEDVTWTMPPLPHWYQGLPAVTDWAVRVPLGSCGAWRHLTTGANGQPAVACYLWDDAAGAHLAWAVNVLTLRGDRIAAVTSFLGRDQVTAFGLPAALP encoded by the coding sequence GTGACCGTCATCGAGGACCCGGACCTGGTTCGCGCCCGCGCCGGCGACGATGCCGCCTTCACCCGGCTCGTGGCGCCGCTGCGCCGGGAGCTGCACGCCCACTGCTACGGGATGCTCGGCTCCGTGCACGACGCGGAGGACGCCCTCCAGGACGGCCTGCTGCGGGCGTGGAAGGCCCTCGCGACCTTCGAGGGGCGCAGCTCGCTGCGCTCGTGGCTCTACTCCGTGGTCACCCACGCGTGCCTCGACGCGGCGCGCCGCCGCGGCCGCAGGGCGACGCCGGTCGATCTCGGCCCGGCGAGCGACCACGCCGTGGTCGACTCCGCGCCGCGCACCGACGTCGCGTGGCTCGGGCCGTACCCGGAGGCGCTGCTCGCCGACGCCCGCCACGAGCAGCGCGAGGCCGTCGAGCTGGCCTTCGTCGCCGCGTACCAGCACCTGCCGGGCAACCAGCGTGCTGCGCTGCTGCTGTTCGAGGTCCTCGGCTTCTCCGCGGCGGAGATCGCCGAGATGATGCGCACCTCGCGGGCCTCGGTGAACAGCGCCCTGCAGCGTGCCCGCGCCGTCGTCGCCGAGAAGGTCCCGCCGCGCACCCAGCAGCAGACGCTGCGTGAGCTGGACGACGCGCGGGTGCGCGAGATCGTCACCGGGTTCTCGGGCGCGCTCGAGCGCCGCGACACCGACGGCCTGGTGGCACTGCTCACCGAGGACGTCACCTGGACGATGCCACCGCTCCCGCACTGGTACCAGGGCCTGCCCGCCGTCACTGACTGGGCCGTACGCGTCCCGCTGGGCTCATGCGGGGCGTGGCGGCACCTGACAACGGGCGCCAACGGCCAGCCGGCCGTGGCCTGCTACCTGTGGGACGACGCGGCAGGGGCGCACCTGGCCTGGGCGGTGAACGTCCTCACCCTGCGCGGCGACCGGATCGCCGCGGTCACCTCGTTCCTCGGCCGCGACCAGGTCACGGCGTTCGGGCTTCCGGCGGCGCTGCCCTGA